cacgaacaagggaacacaggtagaaactcagtacccacatgagccacagggacgttagaaaaactttttcagtgtcagagtagttaacaggtggaatgcattagacagtgatgtggtggaggctgactccatacacagtttataatgtagatatgatagagcccagtaggctcaggaatctgtacaccagttgattgactgttgagaggcgggaccaaagagcaagagctcaaccccccaagcacaactaggtgagtacacacacacacacacacacacacacacacacacacacacacacacacacacacacacacacacacacatggaggctgactccatacacagtttcaagtgtagatatgatagagcccaataggctcaggaacctgtacacctgttgactgacagttgagaggagggaccaaagagctagaactcaacccccgcaagcacaaataggtaagtacaaataggtgagtacacacacacacacacacacacacacacacacacacacacacacacacacacacacacacacacacacacacacacacactcacacacacacacacgtgcaacaTATACACTCGCCAcgtgccaacacacacacacacacacacgtgcaacaTATACACTCGCCAcgtgccaacacacacacacacacctgacagcaTACACACTCGCACACCTGACAACACTCGCACACCTTGaaagggtgacagggagacttctgacatggatgaattttttttttacctaagacagatgagggcggtaatcagagacaatctgactggaggagtgttactagcggagtaccacagggctcagttcttgcatcagtaatgttcatcgtctacatgaaccatctaccagaaggaatacagaataattttaacatgtttgcagatgatgctaagTTGCTGGGGAAGATTTGAGACGGAGACGATTGTAATGCTCTTCAAATTGatgtagataaaataagtgctagGAAATTAACCACACACAACGTACAAATTAtatggaaaggaattacagatctctaataaagaacgagacctgGGGGGTGATTTTTGGATAATAAGCTGTTCGctagaggaacacataaagaacattgtgagaggagcgtatgcgtcgctttccaacttcagacttgcttggatggtgaaatactaaaaaaactgttcatgacttttgtgagaccaaaattggaatatgcagcagttgtatggtgcccaaatcttaagaagcacataagtaAATTGGAAGAGGTGCAACGGCATGCTACAagctggcttccggaactgaaaaacaagagttacgaggagagattagaggcgtTAAACACGTCAAAACTTAAAAGATACAAGAataagaggggatatgatcaccacttacaaaatattaacattttgtaagtggtgatcatataaaaaagatacaagaaaacttaaagatacaagaaaaagaggggatatgatcaccacttgcaaaataataacagaacaaaaatagtagttagtaacagttaattgattgtcagttgagaggcggaccgaaagagcagagctcaacccccgcaagcacaattaggtgaatacaactagatgaatacacacatatACCTGataataaacacaaacacacacacacgtgcacacctgacaacacacacacacagacacgcacacctGACAGCACACACGTGTACACCTAGCGCCCCACACACCTGTGGCAGACGCCGGCACGGAACATTCCCATTATCTCCAACACGTCGGGAGTTCATGCACCATTAAATATAGAAATACATGTATTACCCAAGAGCCTGTTTTCCTGCATACATTTCTCCCTTCTAGGAGGACCCGtcactcctcaccccccccccctctccgtctGTCAGCTGGGAGGACCCGtcactcctcacccccccctctccgtcTGCCAGCTGGGAGGACCCGtcactcctcaccccccccctctccgtctGCCAGCTGGGAGGACCCGtcactcctcacccccccccctctccgtctGTCAGCTGGGAGGACCCGtcactcctcaccccccccctctccgtctGTCAGCTGGGAGGACCCGtcactcctcacccccccccctctccgtctGTCAGCTGGGAGGACCCGtcactcctcaccccccccctctccgtctGTCAGCTGGGAGGACCCGtcactcctcaccccccccccctctccgtctGTCAGCTGGGAGGACCCGtcactcctcaccccccccctctccgtctGTCAGCTGGGAGGACCCGtcactcctcaccccccccccctctccgtctGCCAGCTGGGAGGACCCGTCACTCCTTCCcgtctcccgagacgtatctggcagttttctcaaaacccaaatgtcgagtacacaatgtgtcaactttgtgaaagagaaaacatgcactctcttgaacattatattgtagaatgtccaacaatgactatctatcgccctcctgggctgaggtatgttgaactctgtaactactatatgagtactggaacacttgatgatatagtgGACTTAAGTACCCTAGATTgagcatgtaatgtatcaattatacaatgtatgtatgtgttgtaactatataacctgagctagtaaaagcatcttaatcaccttcagtggttaagtgcttaattgcacactagcttctctatcagctatctcatccTGTCAgagggttagcttagcattttaaaagcgctACAATCGccgtctgtggttgattgttcaataaatccctgaactatatgtttaatagatctctaaccctgtccatggaggacagaagaaaatgtatatatgctggttagcattgtaaatgtgtggccacgtctgtggtaaaaaaaaaaaatccttcccctccccctccctctgtgTCTGCCGGCTGGGTGGACCTGTCACTCCTTGCTCCCCCCTCTGCGTCTGCCGGCTGAGTGGACCTGTCACTccttgtttccccccccccccaccccatgacTGTGCCTTCCAGGTGGGAGAACCAGTCACTCCTTCCGTCACTCCACTCTACCTACGAGATCGGGGATCACTGTTGCTGCCCTTCACCCTACTGTCTGCCAATTTGTTGGTGTGGGCTGTCATTCCTCCCTGAGGCCACCCGTCCAGCTGTCAGCCCGGGCCATCAAGCATCCctcctccacctcgcccggcctcAGAAGCCATCATATTTTGTTGTTGAATTGTCGAACTGAAGAAAGAATGCTTGATAATCTTGGCCCCCCCCTGGccatcctccccccctccccccctggcctttctaccccctcccccctggccTTCCTACCCCCCCTGgccttcctaccccccccctgGCCTTCCTACCCCCCCTGGCCTTCCTACCCCCCCCTGGCCATCCTCCCCCCCTGGCCTTTCTACCCCCTCCCCCGTGGCCTTCCTACCCCCCCCTGGCCTTCCTACCCCCCCTCCTACACACGAAAAACCTCATGCATGATCTGTTGATTGGTATATTTGATGTttatctgcctgcctgcctgcttgccagcCTGTCCGTCTGCAGCCTACTCCAGCATTAGGAGCTGCCTGCCGGTGTGTCTGCGTGCGGTGCCGCGTCCCAGCCCTCTGCGGTTCCTCGTGGAATCTATTATTTGCTCTTGTATTAACCACCGCTCTTATTATCCTGCAAATGCGATTTTTTCGTTATAACTTCCGTGATTAAAATGATTATGTGGGTGGCGTCTGTGTTTGTGGAGGCTAACGAGAGAAGGTTATATGTATTAACGTGTATGTAGTTGGAGATTTAACCAGATTTCATGGAGTTCGCCTTTAACTAAGCTTGAAGGTGCATGTCGTTGACCAAGCAGGCGggagtatatgattggccaagctTTAGGGAGCATATGATTGTAAACCAAACGTAAAGGAATATAACACAGACCATGATTAAGGGACAATGTCATTACCAATATTGAGGGGAATATTATTGACTAAGCTTGAGGGACAATGCCAATGACCAAGCTTGGGGCAATATAATGTTGACCAAGCTTTGAGAGGATAAGGCGCTGATTAAGCTTGAGGTTGGGCACTATATCGCTAATGAAGCTTTGAGGAACATTTTCACTCATCATGCATTTTCACTCATCAAAAGTGAGTGGACGTCATTCCCAGAGACAATATCACCCCGAGATTAAGGCAAAAGAAATTTCGAAATTCGCCACTAACAATCATTTCAACTCACCCTAATATTTAATCGAAGCGAGATAGAACGAATGAAACTCTCTCTGAGTGAGACAATGCACCACCGACTCCTGCTTCAACCTTTACTTCACGATATCCTTCGAGGCAGAACATGGGCAATAGATATCATGAATAACACGGTCGAAACACAACTCGTGCCACTGGTCActctaaaaataaaataaaataaaataaaatgtttatttaggtaaggtacatacatacaataaatttttacaaagattggttgacttataggtagagctagtacatacaatgcctaaagccactattacgcaaagcgtttcgtacACGGCAGAGCAcgatatatgcctgcaagttcaatCTGAGTtctacttgcccaatcattgccACATTCTGATACACTATTCAAGCTTGCAGActttgagtcacaataacgaggctgaacataggaccaaaccacacatcagaaaatggagaaacgatgatgtttcggtccgtcctggaccgttatcttgTGATCCTGGCccatcacacgacttgataacggtccaggacggaccataccacttgataacggtccaggacggaccataccacttgataacggtccaggacggaccataccacttgataacggtccaggacggaccataccacttgataacggtccaggatggaccataccacttgataacggtccaggacggaccataccacttgataatggtccaggacggaccataccacttgataacggtccaggacggaccataccacttgataacggtccaggacggaccataccacttgataacggtccaggacggaccataccacttgataatggtccaggacggaccataccacttgataatggtccaggacggaccataccacttgataacggtccaggacggaccataccacttgataacggtccaggacggaccataccacttgataacggtccaggacggaccataccacttgataacggtccaggacggaccataccacttgataacggtccaggacggaccataccacttgataacggtccaggacggactaaaACTTCattgtttctccattttctgatgtgtggtttggtcctatgttcagcctcgttattgtgactcaaagTCTGCAAGCATGAATAGTATATCATTAACAAAGCTTGCGAGAGTATATCATTAACAAAGCTTGCGAGAGTATATCATTAACAAAGCTTGCGAGAGTATATCATTAACAAAGCTTGCGAGAGTATATCATTATCAAAGCTTGCGAGAGTATATCATTAACAAAGCTTGCGAGAGTATATCATTAACAAAGCTTGCGAGAGTATATCATCCACTTACTTTGAGTGATAGACCAAGTTTGACGAATACTGTCAATGCCAAAGTGTTGAATGAGTGTATTTATTGCCCAAGCTTGAGAGAGAGTTTGTTATTGATAATTCTGAGCCAGTATATCTTTAACCAAGCTTGGGAGACAATGACAGTGACCAAGCTTGAGACAGTGTATCATTGACTGAGCTTGAGGGAGGATGTTGTTGATCAAACTGAGGCAGGATATTACTGACTCAGCTTCAGGGTGTATTGACTCAGCTTCAGGGTGTATTGACTCAGCTTCAGGGTGTATTGACTCAGCTTCAGGGTGTATTGACTCAGCTTCAGGGTGTATTGACTCAGCTTCAGGGTGTATTGACTCAGCTTCAGGGTGTATTGACTCAGCTTCAGGGTGTATTGACTCAGCTTCAGGGTGTATTGACTCAGCTTCAGGGTGTATTGACTCAGCTTCAGGGTGTATTGACTCAGCTTCAGGGTGTATTGACTCAGCTTCAGGGTGTATTGACTCAGCTTCAGGGTGTATTGACTCAGCTTCAGGGTGTATTGACTCAGCTTCAGGGTGTATTGACTCAGCTTCAGGGTGTATTGACTCAGCTTCAGGGTGTATTGACTCAGCTTCAGGGTGTATTGACTCAGCTTCAGGGTGTATTGACTCAGCTTCAGGGTGTATTGACTCAGCTTCAGGGTGTATTGACTCAGCTTCAGGGTGTATTGACTCAGCTTCAGGGTGTATTGACTCAGCTTCAGGGTGTATTGACTCAGCTTCAGGGTGTATTGACTCAGCTTCAGGGTGTATTGACTCAGCTTCAGGGTGTATTGACTCAGCTTCAGGGTGTATTGACTCAGCTTCAGGGTGTATTGACTCAGCTTCAGGGTGTATTGACTCAGCTTCAGGGTGTATTGACTCAGCTTCAGGGTGTATTGACTCAGCTTCAGGGTGTATTGACTCAGCTTCAGGGTGTATTGACTCAGCTTCAGGGTGTATTGACTCAGCTTCAGGGTGTATTGACTCAGCTTCAGGGTGTATTGACTCAGCTTCAGGGTGTATTGACTCAGCTTCAGGGTGTATTGACTCAGCTTCAGGGTGTATTGACTCAGCTTCAGGGTGTATTGACTCAGCTTCAGGGTGTATTGACTCAGCTTCAGGGTGTATTGACTCAGCTTCAGGGTGTATTGACTCAGCTTCAGGGTGTATTGACTCAGCTTCAGGGTGTATTGACTCAGCTTCAGGGTGTATTGACTCAGCTTCAGGGTGTATTGACTCAGCTTCAGGGTGTATTGACTCAGCTTCAGGGTGTATTGACTCAGCTTCAGGGTGTATTGACTCAGCTTCAGGGTGTATTGACTCAGCTTCAGGGTGTATTGACTCAGCTTCAGGGTGTATTGACTCAGCTTCAGGGTGTATTGACTCAGCTTCAGGGTGTATTGACTCAGCTTCAGGGTGTATTGACTCAGCTTCAGGGTGTATTGACTCAGCTTCAGGGTGTATTGACTCAGCTTCAGGGTGTATTGACTCAGCTTCAGGGTGTATTGACTCAGCTTCAGGGTGTATTGACTCAGCTTCAGGGTGTATTGACTCAGCTTCAGGGTGTATTGACTCAGCTTCAGGGTGTATTGACTCAGCTTCAGGGTGTATTGACTCAGCTTCAGGGTGTATTGACTCAGCTTCAGGGTGTATTGACTCAGCTTCAGGGTGTACTGACTCAGCTTCAGGGTGTATTGACTCAGCTTCAGGGTGTATTGACTCAGCTTCAGGGTGTATTGACTCAGCTTCAGGGTGTATTGACTCAGCTTCAGGGTGTATTGACTCAGCTTCAGGGTGTATTGACTCAGCTTCAGGGTGTATTGACTCAGCTTCAGGGTGTACTGACTCAGCTTCAGGGTGTACTGACTCAGCTTCAGGGTGTATTGACTCAGCTTCAGGGTGTATTGACTCAGCTTCAGGGTGTATTGACTCAGCTTCAGGGTGTACTGACTCAGCTTCAGGGTGTATTGACTCAGCTTCTGGGTGTATTTCATTGCTCGTCAAATATCATTCGAGCACCGAGCCAAAGGACATTGTGGCCAGCGATCATGGGTCGGGCTCTGGATCACTGTAATCATGGTGGCCGCGAAGAGAATTAGGAATTGAAAAATTATTTGTAGATTGTATCGTGAAATGAGTTCATGATGAGTGAGGATGAGGCAATCTGCATGGTTTATACCACTCACaaactccctcccacacacacacacacacacacacacacacacacacacacacacacacataacagtaaatgtaaagttatggaaatgggatcaggtgataggcgaccaaagggacagtacacaatgaaggggagcagcctacctgtaacgattcgagaaagagacctgggagtggatgtgacacctaatctaactcctgaggcacatataaataggataacgacagcagcgtactctacactggcgaaaattagaacttcattcagaaacctaaatgaggaggcttttagggcgctttacgctgcctacgtgagaccagtcttagagtatgccgcgccatcatggagccccccacctgaagaaacacataaggaaactggagaaggttcagaggtttgcgacgaggcttgtaccagagttacgagggatgggatatgaagagcgtctaagggaactgaaccttacgagccggtcggccgagcggacagcacgcggaacttgtgatcctgtggtcctgggttcgatcccaggcgccggcgagaaacattgggcagagtttctttaaccctatgccccctgttacctagcagtaaaataggtatctgggtgttagtcagctgtcacgggctgcttcctgggggtggaggcctggtcgaggaccgggccgcggggacactaaaagccccgaaatcatctcaagataacctcaagataagatacgacactagagaaaagaagggagagaggagatatgataggaacatataaaatactgaggggaattgacaaagtggaaatagatgaaatgttcacacgtaataataacagaacgaggggacatgggtggaaactggaaactcagatgaatcacagagatgttaggaagttttcttttagcgtgagagtagtggaaaaatggaatgcacttggggaacaggttgtggaagcaaactattcatacttttaaaattaggtatgatagggaaatgggacaggagtcattgctgtaaacaaccgatggctggaaaggcgggatccaagagtcaatgctcgatcttgcaagcacaaataggtaaataggtgagtacacacacagatttgtgtctgcaggatcaagagtcaatgctcgaacctgcatacacacacacgcacacacacactccctttctctctcagaTGAAACTCGCCTTAATACACAGGTGAGACTCACCTTGATTGCTCGTCCTAGTGGTGGGTTGGTGAATGCCAGCCTCCCTGTCCTGGTGGTGGGTTGGTGAAGGGACAGGCTTCCCGTCTTAGCGATGGGCTGGTGAGGGGCAGCCTTGCTGTCCACGCGGTGGGCTGGGTCAGTAAATAGTTCATTGTCTCAGCTGTCTCCCTGTTTAATGGTTCTGTCCAGATTGGTATTTACGTTACACACCTGGAGGTGGTCAGCCCCTTGCCTTTATGTGTGGGGTGAGTGGTGCGCCGCTACATATTGTCGTCTCTCTTCCACCATCACGCTAACAACCTTTGGGTTGTCACCGGGGCTAAAGAACAACGAATTACCATATCTCATTCATCCCTGAGCGTTGTTCCGTTATTTAAAAGCCTTATGGAAACAAAAGGAAGGTAAACGTGAGAATGGCTGCCGCTGCCCGCTGGCCCACGAGCGTGCATACGAAACAAGCCTTGCGGTTGGTCCCACTCGGAAACGTTTCCAGGTTCGAGCAGAAAGTGTTGCTGTAAAACATTGTCTTGCCAGAAGCTCTTTGTTTCTCCCTGATAAACAACTATTTTATGTTAAACCGTTTATATAGACTTCTGAGTTCCTTCACCGAGTCTAGCTTGATTCACATCAAGGAGGTCTGACTAATTGGATAAGTTTACCACAGAATTGTCAACAATTGCCAATTATTATAGGGACATGCAGACAGTTTTCAGAGCAGGTATAGCAAGACTTTAAAATAGTTTATCAAAACTTCACGTTAGAAACAGCTGTTTTAACCCATCTTtagcatagtatatatatatatatatatatatatatatatatatatatatatatatatatatatatatatatatatatatatatatatatatatatatatatatatatatatacatatatatattttggtagcagtctttcctgtagacatatattattaaatatgaccgaaaaagtaagattaataattctaacacgaattttctcaatctttcgtacatttcttttcactgttggaggtaaatcaaaaatcaattctccaaaattcattttttatttctagtctgacgcgacacgagcgcgtttcgtaaaacttattacattttcaaagactttagtttacaaatacacaactgaatagaacttacgcatctccgattttatatctacatttgagagaggtggatggggtgaggtggcattaatagggtattaatttcatcaacacaagacagaacaagaggtggcattaatagggtattaatttcatcaacacaagacagaacacgaaacattgggtattgaatagaagtgattgtagaaagcctattggtccatatttcttgatgcttctatattggagcggagtcttgaggtgggtagaatatagttgtgcattaattggctgttgattgctggtgttgacttcttgatgtgtagtgcctcgcaaacgtcaagc
This genomic stretch from Procambarus clarkii isolate CNS0578487 chromosome 5, FALCON_Pclarkii_2.0, whole genome shotgun sequence harbors:
- the LOC138351369 gene encoding restin homolog gives rise to the protein MHFHSSKLQGVLTQLQGVLTQLQGVLTQLQGVLTQLQGVLTQLQGVLTQLQGVLTQLQGVLTQLQGVLTQLQGVLTQLQGVLTQLQGVLTQLQGVLTQLQGVLTQLQGVLTQLQGVLTQLQGVLTQLQGVLTQLQGVLTQLQGVLTQLQGVLTQLQGVLTQLQGVLTQLQGVLTQLQGVLTQLQGVLTQLQGVLTQLQGVLTQLQGVLTQLQGVLTQLQGVLTQLQGVLTQLQGVLTQLQGVLTQLQGVLTQLQGVLTQLQGVLTQLQGVLTQLQGVLTQLQGVLTQLQGVLTQLQGVLTQLQGVLTQLQGVLTQLQGVLTQLQGVLTQLQGVLTQLQGVLTQLQGVLTQLQGVLTQLQGVLTQLQGVLTQLQGVLTQLQGVLTQLQGVLTQLQGVLTQLQGVLTQLQGVLTQLQGVLTQLQGVLTQLQGVLTQLQGVLTQLQGVLTQLQGVLTQLQGVLTQLQGVLTQLQGVLTQLQGVLTQLQGVLTQLQGVLTQLQGVLTQLQGVLTQLQGVLTQLQGVLTQLQGVLTQLQGVLTQLQGVLTQLQGVLTQLQGVLTQLQGVLTQLQGVLTQLQGVLTQLQGVLTQLLGVFHCSSNIIRAPSQRTLWPAIMGRALDHCNHGGREEN